accAATGACCAATGGCCAATGACTAATGACTAaccaaatgttttaatatagttcaTATGGCAGACATTTTCGaatctttttttatacttacaagCTGGCTTAAGCAATTGCACCGCAACCAGAGGACTGAGGTACCCTGGAGTGTTGTCGAAAGGGAAATACACTTCAGGGAGCCCGGGGTAAGGCCAGTACATTAAGGGACCCAGAGCGTCAATGTCTGCTGGCCTCTCGCCCATACAAGACACCCACACTttacgacgctgtaagaaaaagaaataaatatcatagaCATGAAAGCgttcatatttttcaaaaaaagtaGCAATGGCCCATTATAAGGATTTACTAATattcaagagtcgagatggtccaagggttcgaacgcgtgcatcttaaccgatgatttcgggttcaagaccatgcaagtaccactatatatatgtgcttaatttgtgtttattattcatcgcttgctcagcggtgaaggaaaacatcgtgaggaaacccgcatgtgtctaatctcaTTTAAatgccacaagtgcattccaccaacccgcattggaacagcgtgatgaaatatgttcaaaaccctctccttaattggagaggaggctttagcccagcagttcgaaattaacaggctgttactttatttattttttactaatattcaaatttaactcTTGATTTATTCTTAAAGTTTGCTTTAGGAGTGGAGAAGATAATAGCCCCAAGAAGTCAGGATCGAACCAGCGATATTTTACATCCCTAGGCGACTTTTTACAGCCCTTATTCTGACTGATTATAACTGAGTTATGTCGACAATTtcgacaatttatttattagtcatAAATGTTATCAGACTTACTTGCTCGGGTCTTGTAGTTGAATTGATGTAGTTCTTTATATCGGGTGGCATCTCGGGTGGCAGGTTCTCGGGATCGTCGAAGAAATTTGGATTCCAATCAAATATCTATAACACATTTAGTTTAATGGTTATATCAACGATTAcctttgaagaaaaaaatataccatatttggtacttgttataatattacaaatattagtgGAGCATATTTCtgttataaaagataaatgGATTGAAGATAAATTAACCAAGTATCTTTCATGTCTAAATTATCCTATATAGCATACAAGCATAACGTAAAGGTGTTTAGGCGCAGGACTtacggctttacgtgctttccaagATATGGTATATACTTCCAACATTCAAACGCCGAAAAGTAACTGAAAATTTTATCGACCCGACCGGCTTCGACCTTGGTCCTTTCAACCAGGACGAAATTCTGAGGCCATATATCTAGCTAGATAGATAGGTTATATAATTACCCTGTTCAGTTTTATAATGATGCACGGTGTCCTATTTTTGAACCCAAACTGATTTTCTTTGGAGCAGGGCCCCAAGAGATTTATGTCGAATGAGCACACCTCGTTGCGAGGGGGCTTGGTATCGCCACATTCCCGCTGGTTGACACCCTTGTTGATAAGAAGTGAGCTATTTTCGTAGGCTAGAAaggcataatataataataataataatatgagacaacatcacatacattactctgatcccaatgtaagaagcacttgttttatggaaatcagaagtaacgaaggtaccataaacacccagacccaacacaacatagaaaactaatggtaatctacatcgactcggccgggaatcgaacccggggcctcagagtggcgtacccatgaaaaccggtgtacacaccactcgaccacggaggtcgtcataaaaaatcatttcgTTTTGCATTTGTATGTCAGAAACTACTGAAGAAATTATGtaaccaaatattttaaaacttaacattctacattttaaaatttggtaACTAAAAAGTGACTTCAttgctatataatattttcaggcGTCATGAGGATAAgttaaaaagaaacaattacattttactACCCTTTAACTCGTTATTGCTTAATATTTTGTTCAggtctttaattaaataagaccATCAACCAACAAAGAACAGCATAGCGAACTTGTTTATGTAAGAGGTTTTTGAGGCTTTCACTTCAAATTTGTACCATTAATCATCCCGgtataaatcaaatcatatcgaaaatatactatatatgggTAGGCTCTTGTGAgcacttttaacattttttacaggaTCAAATGTAAAACATCCACCATTTCTGAATGTAGATTAACGACAAGAATTAgcaagaaactcactagttactcttttccattaCTCTGCTACATAGGTTATTAAATCCGTCAATTAAATTCTTATCAAGAATGGAAATCGacgaatatactttttatctacactaatattctAAAGTGGACCAAATGTTCCAATTATTTTTCCAGTTTTATACATTATTCCAGTATTATATTGGTAGAAAGCTTTTCACTGCTAGAAAACTGTATTATTCCTGAGATATAGCGAAACAGGAGCCGGTCACTAACCACATAATTGATCCAAGTTTTCTAAACATGTTACatgagattaaaatttattaatctcattaaagttaaaaataattgacctCAGTAAACCCGTTTCTTTTAATaacttactttgtattttttaaatgttaaaaaagagtaactattgagtttcttgccggttcttctcggtagaatctactttccgaaccggtggcagcttcacttaattgtaagatgacgattcaaaagtggctgtaaaagcctacttgaataaagtttatttttatttgatttacacTAATATGAAACACTCACGCGCTAGGAACTCATTAATGTTGTCAACGTATTTCTTTATCTGTGTTGCATTTTCCGCGTCGTACCATATGAGGGCTCCTTCTTCGAATATAATGGGTCTGTGTCCCATGCCTGGGTTATCTcctgtaataattaattcagaTTTTTAAGATTTAGAAGTGTTAATACTAAAAAGTGTTATTAGTAAAAAGGAAATTAAGCAATACATGATGTAATAAAGATTATCcgaaagtattaatatatatataatacaatagttatgatttgtttatttagaaactaagatttatattcaaaagtacttttacATTTTCAGATTAGATATTTTTGGAACACGACCTCGTATGCCTAGTTCTGTTTACAcgtgaaagaaatattaaattttatttggctCAAAAAAACGTAAGCTTACCGATAATAGATTCCGCTAAGGTAAAGTAAGGTACCCTCTCGTCCATCGCAGAGAGCAGGCCACACATGCATATGGAGAAGAAGATGATGATGCAGATGTACATCACCAGGTATAT
The nucleotide sequence above comes from Vanessa cardui chromosome 7, ilVanCard2.1, whole genome shotgun sequence. Encoded proteins:
- the LOC124531129 gene encoding sodium/potassium-transporting ATPase subunit beta-2-like; this encodes MSYVSFLDSLSPLRTADTMGADKPNGVVNYCRRPPHRPFFKRIQYAIWNPEERTFLGRTGKRWGVIGLIYLVMYICIIIFFSICMCGLLSAMDERVPYFTLAESIIGDNPGMGHRPIIFEEGALIWYDAENATQIKKYVDNINEFLAPYENSSLLINKGVNQRECGDTKPPRNEVCSFDINLLGPCSKENQFGFKNRTPCIIIKLNRIFDWNPNFFDDPENLPPEMPPDIKNYINSTTRPEQRRKVWVSCMGERPADIDALGPLMYWPYPGLPEVYFPFDNTPGYLSPLVAVQLLKPALHQIINIRCRAWAQNIKFTQSLKERLGSTHFEIMID